Proteins from one Pyrobaculum neutrophilum V24Sta genomic window:
- a CDS encoding anaerobic ribonucleoside-triphosphate reductase activating protein, with the protein MLAAGWKGISTVDVHGAVTFTLWLCGCNLRCPFCHNWRIAERQNCGELDVERLLDELARAKPYIDYLHVTGGEPLLQAEELRHLFKRAGEAGVARSLNTNATLTKALEKVIDEIDHLATDLKIPDRMYGVPHWQQLWQNFLTSLKTASSRKISIELRIPAANLPLETYAKRIEEVSNALAETEVTVVIQPLLGPPTTDPRDPQWCRQHCNPPPSHLQQLAKLAAALGKVVIKNYGIFTN; encoded by the coding sequence ATGCTGGCCGCCGGTTGGAAGGGCATATCTACAGTTGACGTCCACGGCGCAGTGACCTTCACCCTCTGGCTCTGCGGGTGCAACCTAAGATGCCCCTTCTGCCACAACTGGAGGATAGCCGAGCGGCAGAACTGCGGCGAGCTAGACGTGGAGAGGCTCCTGGACGAGCTCGCCCGCGCCAAGCCCTACATAGACTATCTACACGTCACAGGCGGAGAGCCCCTGCTACAGGCGGAGGAGCTGAGACACCTCTTCAAAAGGGCTGGGGAAGCCGGCGTAGCCAGAAGCCTCAACACTAACGCCACCCTCACCAAAGCCCTAGAAAAAGTCATAGACGAGATAGACCACCTAGCCACAGACCTAAAAATACCGGACCGGATGTACGGCGTTCCACACTGGCAACAGCTGTGGCAGAACTTCCTCACCTCTCTAAAAACCGCCTCAAGTAGAAAAATCTCCATCGAGCTCAGAATCCCCGCCGCAAACCTCCCCCTAGAGACCTACGCAAAAAGGATAGAGGAGGTGAGCAACGCCCTAGCGGAGACCGAGGTCACGGTGGTGATACAGCCGCTCCTAGGCCCACCCACCACAGACCCAAGAGACCCCCAGTGGTGTAGACAACACTGCAACCCGCCCCCAAGCCACCTACAGCAACTAGCTAAACTGGCCGCCGCCCTGGGAAAAGTGGTGATAAAGAACTACGGCATCTTCACCAACTAA
- a CDS encoding MFS transporter, which translates to MGFRGTVLAKKWRRIIPVVWIAYLWAFIDRVNLSVAALGMRETLGLSDADLGLAAGILFIGYFILEIPGTYIVERFSARKWIARFMISWGHCREAL; encoded by the coding sequence ATGGGGTTTCGAGGTACAGTTCTTGCTAAGAAGTGGAGGCGTATAATCCCGGTGGTGTGGATCGCCTACCTCTGGGCTTTTATCGACAGGGTGAACCTCAGCGTCGCCGCCTTGGGCATGAGGGAGACGTTGGGCCTCAGCGACGCAGACTTGGGCCTTGCGGCTGGGATCTTGTTCATAGGCTACTTCATATTGGAAATCCCCGGCACATATATCGTGGAGAGGTTCAGCGCTAGGAAGTGGATCGCGAGGTTTATGATTAGCTGGGGGCATTGCCGAGAAGCTCTTTGA
- a CDS encoding ATP-binding protein, whose amino-acid sequence MVRVKLRFAGGLQVVFSDRERALRQVEELAERGTHKPVLIYGPEGCGKTALLRQAFEILKEWGYGVIYYSPAEWAGGRLLTTEDLRELARGVAEVLNLPAAVLDKLLELAARAVRLGRGRVAVLLDDVFQAVGVDRAEHLVKALLNFIEYPPRDYERVVVLAASSEGTTRRRVGRHRWAELRVMWNMPRAGFGELLSQIPPPKPDLDTAWRLTGGNPDLAGELAAGGWDVGWAVAKIAAERRIRELAASLSQRQRAVLQEALEDPDAVEKHMAEEGAEALKLVEALVDRNLIIDWLPEREGRLWIDEPPPERDPVIGVGKSFAWQTPLHREAVRKALTP is encoded by the coding sequence GTGGTTAGGGTTAAGCTTAGGTTTGCCGGGGGGCTCCAGGTGGTTTTTAGCGACAGGGAGAGGGCGTTGAGACAGGTGGAGGAGCTGGCGGAGAGGGGGACCCACAAGCCCGTGTTGATATACGGTCCGGAGGGCTGCGGAAAGACGGCGCTTTTGAGGCAGGCCTTCGAGATCTTGAAGGAGTGGGGCTACGGCGTGATCTACTACAGCCCTGCGGAGTGGGCCGGCGGGCGGCTACTGACCACCGAAGATCTGAGGGAGCTCGCCAGAGGCGTTGCCGAGGTGCTGAATTTACCCGCGGCGGTTTTAGACAAGCTACTGGAGCTCGCGGCGAGGGCGGTTAGGCTGGGGAGGGGGAGGGTGGCGGTGCTTCTCGACGACGTCTTTCAGGCGGTGGGCGTAGATAGGGCGGAGCACCTGGTGAAGGCGCTTCTGAACTTTATCGAGTATCCGCCGAGGGACTACGAGCGGGTTGTGGTGCTGGCGGCGTCAAGTGAGGGGACGACCCGCCGGAGGGTCGGCAGACACAGGTGGGCCGAGCTGAGAGTTATGTGGAACATGCCAAGGGCTGGATTTGGGGAGCTCCTCAGCCAGATACCTCCCCCCAAGCCCGATTTAGACACGGCGTGGAGGCTCACCGGCGGCAACCCAGACCTAGCCGGCGAGCTCGCGGCGGGGGGCTGGGACGTAGGCTGGGCCGTGGCGAAGATCGCGGCGGAGAGAAGGATACGGGAGCTGGCCGCCTCGCTTAGCCAGAGGCAACGCGCCGTTCTCCAAGAGGCCTTGGAGGACCCAGACGCCGTGGAGAAACACATGGCCGAGGAGGGGGCAGAGGCTCTGAAGCTCGTGGAGGCGCTGGTGGACCGAAACCTCATCATCGACTGGCTACCGGAGAGGGAGGGCCGCCTCTGGATAGACGAGCCGCCCCCCGAGAGGGACCCAGTCATCGGGGTGGGGAAGAGCTTCGCCTGGCAGACTCCCCTCCACAGAGAGGCCGTGAGAAAAGCCCTCACCCCTTGA
- a CDS encoding thermopsin family protease translates to MRGWWFLACVLVLAASAGAQLVAPKNPNMAYVEYRFWVGSVPSYVVMWSAGNQSYNVYIFTEDQYQIWQSKPAQAAYYGTLQPGELKAVPLNQTGGYRLVIEAGRGRSPQVGFRVFEKGLTTGVVSYPRGEVRTRWVMGYFNISDINTRSGSWAVFLGLPVEVRLVNGTAVHYWAVVWISKSDWEEGAEVYYYSSRDSTPYYGGYGYQYFPSADYQVYRSEDADFDKVVSFRSPKMPLAGYFVGAVGVDRGVVWINFTMVFIRSGGYIPPTVKKYSVKVFPPAPAQSADIVATARYLSRSGGPLLVELGIGEVGKYYVTTFYSLKAEMALVFWDGSAWRPFPDLYSFGVNTGGWPTNVVVSYRGGYAYLNASAGLKPQRLVNSPPPPRLYLTYVAYSNPLTGSSYGVYITAPVTIRENQTLVNASDGRYVLAGYLVNGNFTREPPTLKPSDRWFTTYVVEPKYVLISPTPTTSPSPTSTATSPQWPTSTQSTQPPTQTSVATTTQATPTSTPQPTSPTSSVYPPPPTSQIFDSMLIVFAIIAILVIVIVVVIIAWRRRSGGGGASVVLVKTATVGGDLGKGLKELRSGVLELIFTALLGSVFMWFASMLTGVLAIVSTWRGLSALKEYVGSITLGKLGIILLASTFMLGGVSTVMAIPYVIGGPLFGVQIYRIGKFFNNSLIKVGGILTAIPLAILALIPAAGVIGPILIYIGLGKIQKNLGLSK, encoded by the coding sequence ATGAGGGGTTGGTGGTTTCTTGCGTGTGTTCTTGTGCTTGCGGCTTCTGCGGGTGCGCAACTGGTTGCCCCCAAGAACCCAAACATGGCCTATGTAGAGTATAGATTCTGGGTGGGCTCTGTGCCGTCTTATGTGGTGATGTGGAGCGCCGGCAATCAGAGCTACAATGTATACATTTTTACCGAGGATCAGTACCAGATCTGGCAGAGCAAGCCAGCTCAGGCAGCGTACTACGGGACGTTGCAACCTGGCGAGCTGAAGGCGGTGCCGTTGAACCAAACCGGCGGCTACCGGCTTGTAATAGAGGCCGGCAGAGGGCGCTCTCCCCAGGTGGGCTTTAGAGTTTTTGAAAAAGGCCTCACCACAGGCGTAGTTAGCTATCCCAGGGGGGAGGTGAGAACCCGGTGGGTCATGGGCTACTTCAACATCTCGGACATAAACACCAGGTCGGGAAGCTGGGCGGTGTTTCTAGGGCTACCAGTAGAGGTGCGGTTGGTAAACGGGACCGCAGTCCACTACTGGGCCGTGGTTTGGATAAGCAAAAGCGATTGGGAGGAGGGGGCAGAGGTCTACTACTACTCAAGCCGCGACAGCACTCCCTACTACGGGGGGTACGGCTACCAATACTTCCCCAGCGCCGACTACCAAGTCTACAGAAGTGAAGATGCGGATTTCGACAAGGTTGTATCTTTTAGATCTCCGAAGATGCCTCTCGCAGGTTATTTCGTCGGTGCAGTAGGCGTAGATAGGGGAGTGGTGTGGATAAACTTCACGATGGTCTTCATTAGAAGCGGGGGCTACATCCCGCCGACGGTGAAGAAATACAGCGTTAAGGTCTTTCCGCCGGCTCCGGCGCAGTCTGCCGACATAGTGGCAACCGCCAGATATCTGAGCAGGTCGGGCGGGCCGTTGTTAGTTGAGTTGGGCATAGGGGAGGTGGGGAAGTACTACGTCACCACCTTCTACTCCCTCAAGGCGGAGATGGCGCTTGTGTTTTGGGATGGAAGCGCTTGGCGGCCTTTCCCCGATCTCTACAGCTTTGGTGTTAACACGGGGGGCTGGCCTACGAACGTGGTGGTGAGCTACAGAGGCGGCTATGCCTATCTAAACGCGTCGGCGGGGTTGAAGCCCCAGAGGCTTGTCAATAGCCCGCCGCCGCCCCGTCTCTACCTCACCTACGTAGCCTACAGCAACCCACTCACCGGCTCCTCCTACGGCGTCTACATAACGGCGCCTGTCACCATAAGAGAAAACCAGACGCTCGTCAACGCATCAGACGGCAGATATGTACTCGCCGGCTACTTAGTAAATGGGAACTTCACCAGGGAGCCGCCGACGTTGAAGCCGAGCGATAGGTGGTTTACCACATACGTAGTAGAGCCTAAATACGTGCTGATATCTCCAACTCCGACGACAAGCCCGTCGCCCACCTCCACGGCTACATCTCCGCAGTGGCCTACCTCCACCCAGTCTACACAGCCGCCAACACAAACAAGCGTGGCAACAACTACCCAAGCCACTCCAACGTCGACGCCCCAACCCACGAGCCCCACGTCTAGCGTCTATCCACCACCCCCAACAAGCCAAATCTTTGACTCCATGCTGATTGTTTTTGCCATCATTGCTATACTTGTTATAGTTATTGTAGTTGTCATTATCGCGTGGCGGAGGAGGTCGGGTGGAGGAGGCGCGTCGGTCGTACTCGTCAAGACCGCTACTGTGGGCGGAGATCTAGGCAAGGGGTTGAAGGAGTTAAGAAGTGGTGTCCTTGAACTGATCTTTACCGCGCTCTTAGGAAGCGTTTTCATGTGGTTTGCCAGTATGTTGACGGGGGTGTTGGCAATCGTGTCAACATGGCGCGGGTTGTCGGCCCTCAAGGAGTATGTGGGAAGTATCACCCTGGGCAAGCTTGGGATCATCTTGTTAGCATCTACTTTTATGTTAGGTGGCGTCTCCACGGTGATGGCTATACCATACGTCATAGGGGGGCCCTTGTTCGGGGTTCAGATCTATAGAATTGGGAAATTCTTCAACAACAGTCTAATAAAGGTCGGGGGCATCCTTACAGCCATACCGCTTGCCATACTTGCGCTTATACCCGCCGCAGGTGTTATAGGACCTATCCTGATATACATAGGTCTCGGAAAAATACAGAAAAATTTAGGGCTTTCCAAATAA
- a CDS encoding AMP-binding protein, with protein sequence MSSGEAVVPPSLKWKTVDFSLYFKLYGESVRDVFRFWMGEAGRLVWRRPPSKAYEGGVWFPDGELSPYENVVGRHRGSWVWDKVALVWESEEGEVRAYTYGDLDRLVGEMAGVLRGLGVGRGDWVVFYAPPTPEVVALMLAAVRIGAPFEPVFTGWGWYALARRVASRRPKAVVTVDAFPRRGRPVRVKEAVDKAVPEEVRVLVVPRMGVGVARRRNDVLLEEVERAPWEEAVVPSGHPLFGLHAGYPEGPRPLTHRAGGYLTQTYATTRWLGVRPRDTYFCTVLPGWITGVTYVLFGPLMVGSSVVVYEGGPDYPHWDRWWSIIERYAVTVFVTTAGALRYLSRQDPELLKRHNLDTLRLIITTAEPMEVEIWRWTYQYVGTGTAPTVDSLPEKLSGRIPVIHSFIQTEFGTFVTGPLPDYVFTPLKPGSAGPPMPGFALDVVDELGNPVRGRPGRLVAKAPWPATPAELEFSGVYDTGDLAVMDGDLYIFPMGRRDGVLKVNGYRISPGEIKEALWRALGAEAEVGKVRDPLKFEAPVVKVKGGHRAEDVRRLVREMVGPIAEPAEVVAE encoded by the coding sequence ATGTCCTCGGGGGAGGCGGTTGTGCCGCCTAGTCTCAAGTGGAAGACTGTGGACTTCTCCCTCTATTTCAAGCTCTATGGGGAGAGCGTGAGAGATGTCTTCCGCTTCTGGATGGGGGAGGCGGGGCGGCTTGTGTGGAGGCGGCCGCCGTCTAAGGCGTATGAGGGGGGAGTGTGGTTTCCAGATGGGGAGCTCTCTCCCTACGAGAACGTGGTTGGGAGGCATAGGGGGTCTTGGGTGTGGGATAAGGTGGCGCTGGTGTGGGAGAGCGAGGAGGGGGAGGTGAGGGCGTATACATACGGCGATTTGGATCGGCTTGTGGGGGAGATGGCGGGCGTGCTGAGGGGGCTTGGGGTGGGGAGGGGGGACTGGGTGGTTTTCTACGCCCCGCCTACGCCGGAGGTTGTGGCTTTGATGCTCGCGGCGGTCAGGATTGGGGCGCCCTTTGAGCCGGTCTTCACCGGCTGGGGGTGGTACGCCCTGGCTAGGAGGGTCGCCAGCAGGCGGCCGAAGGCTGTTGTGACGGTGGACGCCTTCCCCAGGCGGGGGAGGCCTGTGAGGGTGAAGGAGGCGGTGGATAAGGCCGTCCCCGAGGAGGTGAGGGTTCTGGTGGTGCCTAGGATGGGCGTGGGGGTGGCTAGGCGCCGCAACGACGTCTTACTAGAGGAGGTGGAGCGGGCGCCGTGGGAGGAGGCGGTTGTCCCCAGCGGCCACCCGCTCTTCGGCCTCCACGCCGGCTACCCCGAGGGGCCGAGGCCGCTTACCCACCGGGCGGGGGGCTATCTGACGCAGACCTACGCCACCACCAGGTGGCTGGGGGTTAGGCCGAGGGACACCTACTTCTGTACGGTCCTCCCGGGGTGGATCACGGGCGTAACCTACGTCCTCTTCGGCCCGCTGATGGTGGGCTCGTCTGTGGTGGTGTACGAGGGGGGGCCGGACTACCCCCACTGGGATAGGTGGTGGTCTATCATAGAGAGGTACGCCGTGACGGTGTTCGTCACCACGGCCGGCGCCCTCCGGTACCTCTCCAGGCAGGACCCGGAACTATTGAAGCGGCACAACCTGGACACCCTCCGCCTGATTATAACCACCGCGGAGCCCATGGAGGTGGAGATCTGGCGGTGGACGTACCAATACGTGGGTACTGGGACGGCGCCCACAGTCGACTCTCTGCCGGAGAAGCTCAGCGGGAGGATCCCCGTGATACACAGCTTTATACAGACGGAGTTCGGCACCTTCGTGACGGGGCCTCTGCCGGACTACGTCTTCACGCCGCTGAAGCCCGGCTCCGCCGGCCCGCCCATGCCTGGCTTCGCCCTAGACGTGGTGGACGAGCTGGGCAACCCCGTGAGGGGGAGGCCGGGCAGGCTCGTGGCGAAGGCCCCCTGGCCGGCCACGCCGGCGGAGCTGGAGTTCTCCGGCGTATACGACACGGGCGATCTGGCGGTAATGGACGGCGATCTCTACATATTCCCGATGGGGAGGAGAGACGGAGTGCTTAAGGTAAACGGCTACAGGATAAGCCCCGGGGAGATCAAGGAGGCTCTGTGGAGGGCGCTGGGCGCCGAGGCGGAGGTGGGGAAGGTGAGGGACCCCCTGAAGTTCGAGGCCCCGGTGGTGAAGGTCAAGGGGGGCCACAGAGCAGAGGACGTCAGAAGGCTTGTGCGGGAGATGGTGGGCCCCATAGCGGAGCCCGCAGAGGTGGTGGCGGAATAG
- a CDS encoding Rossmann-like domain-containing protein has translation MLVRRVAEYVSQMAEGLKVLDYCVCLSGVYVVVEGPRGRALGFAHVPREDLHELGEVRPPALEEMAEFVVDLHPINRALGVAMVNAVSQYHLGPVEPGDLMKYYAGDPVCLVGNMGPLAESLRRRGHQVYVFEKSPHLRFGAYSEVEERILLPRCRTVIITGMTLLNFTIDDVLAASRGVNILTGPTAGVHPDALRGTGVHVVASMKFNIEPTIRHLKLGRYISLALHRDLGTPYALSVNT, from the coding sequence GTGCTTGTTAGGAGGGTGGCGGAGTACGTCTCGCAGATGGCGGAGGGCCTGAAGGTGCTGGACTACTGCGTATGTCTCTCGGGCGTCTACGTAGTGGTCGAGGGGCCGCGGGGGAGGGCGCTGGGCTTCGCCCACGTACCTAGGGAGGACCTCCACGAGCTAGGCGAGGTGAGGCCACCCGCGCTGGAGGAAATGGCCGAATTCGTCGTGGATCTACACCCCATAAACAGAGCGCTGGGCGTGGCGATGGTAAACGCCGTCTCTCAGTACCACCTCGGGCCTGTGGAGCCGGGCGACTTGATGAAGTACTACGCGGGGGACCCCGTGTGTCTAGTAGGCAACATGGGGCCGCTCGCCGAGTCCCTCAGGAGGAGGGGCCACCAGGTCTACGTATTCGAGAAGTCGCCCCACCTCAGATTCGGCGCGTACTCCGAGGTGGAGGAGAGGATCCTCCTCCCCCGCTGCAGGACGGTCATAATCACCGGCATGACCCTGCTGAACTTCACAATCGACGACGTGTTGGCCGCCTCCCGGGGGGTAAACATACTCACCGGCCCCACGGCAGGTGTGCACCCAGACGCGCTGAGGGGCACCGGGGTACATGTGGTGGCCTCCATGAAGTTCAACATTGAGCCGACGATACGCCACCTCAAGCTGGGCCGCTACATCTCCCTAGCGCTACACAGAGACCTAGGCACCCCCTACGCCCTATCCGTTAATACTTAA
- a CDS encoding iron ABC transporter substrate-binding protein, with the protein MRKAIYLGIAALIILALLAYYLSQQPGAPTAAPPAQTTAPPPAATGVSTATPPPTARAVEVVDVLGRRVSVKAPVSRVVALGPGALRLVVYLNATDKLAGIEEIEKRPPRGRDYGYILWAKNLTSLPVIGQGGPDSPVNFEAVMKVGPDVIVMSPVLANSPDQVQEKTGIPVVVVSYSNAVGGVNFTTLFQSLRTLGVVLGREERAEELVRYMEDLIKDLKRRTANITQRPKVYVGAISYKGGQPFESTMSKFPPLVLLNTPGVADKYGIQPGAKIDWEALLKEQPDVIFIDLGNYALVAQDFNKSRDRYCSLKAFREGRVYGILPFNHYWSNIATLFADAYFMGKVLYPEAFRDVDPVAKADEIYREFLGAPLYTAVAKDFKGGFRQLTEFKCGS; encoded by the coding sequence ATGAGGAAAGCCATCTATCTGGGAATCGCCGCACTCATAATCCTAGCTCTTTTAGCCTACTATCTCTCCCAACAGCCGGGGGCGCCGACCGCCGCTCCCCCGGCTCAAACCACGGCCCCTCCACCCGCCGCGACTGGCGTTTCAACGGCTACGCCGCCTCCCACCGCCCGTGCTGTGGAGGTGGTGGATGTGTTGGGGCGGCGGGTGTCTGTGAAGGCGCCTGTGTCTAGAGTTGTGGCTTTGGGGCCGGGGGCGCTTAGGCTCGTGGTATATCTCAACGCCACAGACAAACTAGCCGGGATAGAAGAGATAGAGAAGAGGCCACCGCGGGGTAGAGACTACGGCTACATCCTCTGGGCAAAAAACCTCACCTCGCTCCCGGTGATCGGCCAGGGCGGCCCCGACAGCCCCGTCAACTTTGAGGCTGTTATGAAGGTGGGCCCCGACGTAATCGTTATGTCTCCGGTGCTGGCCAACTCCCCCGACCAAGTACAGGAGAAAACCGGCATACCCGTGGTGGTGGTCTCGTACAGCAACGCCGTGGGCGGGGTAAACTTCACCACTCTCTTCCAGTCGCTGAGGACGTTAGGCGTCGTGTTGGGTAGAGAGGAGAGGGCTGAGGAGCTGGTTAGATACATGGAGGATTTGATCAAGGATCTCAAGAGGCGCACCGCCAACATAACCCAAAGGCCGAAGGTGTACGTAGGCGCAATCTCCTACAAGGGCGGCCAGCCCTTCGAGAGCACCATGTCGAAGTTCCCGCCGCTGGTCTTGCTAAACACGCCGGGCGTCGCAGATAAATACGGCATACAGCCGGGGGCCAAGATCGACTGGGAGGCGCTCTTGAAGGAGCAGCCAGACGTGATCTTCATCGACTTGGGGAACTACGCCCTGGTGGCGCAGGACTTTAACAAGAGCCGGGATAGGTACTGCTCTCTTAAGGCCTTTAGAGAGGGGAGGGTATACGGGATACTGCCCTTTAACCACTACTGGAGCAACATCGCTACGCTCTTTGCTGATGCCTACTTTATGGGTAAGGTGCTTTATCCGGAGGCGTTTAGGGATGTGGATCCTGTGGCTAAGGCTGACGAGATCTATAGGGAGTTCCTCGGCGCGCCCCTCTACACGGCGGTAGCCAAGGATTTCAAAGGAGGATTTAGACAGCTGACGGAGTTCAAATGCGGGTCTTAG
- a CDS encoding FecCD family ABC transporter permease, producing the protein MRVLASYLLLVGVLAALFLYSLSVGAYSYGPLDVLKAALWGSGPEALVAKMRLARAVASVAVGAALAVAGAALQAVLRNPLASPFTLGIPQAAALGVAVAVMVAGAGTVTRGLLDISNPYLVVGLAFLSALLNGLLVLFLASLTGFSVASVVLAMVVVSSVYQAALALLQYLYLNDIQTAAVVFWTFGDVGRPGYWESFMLLAVAAASALYFLANSAGYNLVAVGEEVAKTSGVDPARLRLTTLVAVTLVVAVLVSFTGVIGFVGLAAPHIARLLVGGSHTRLIPASAAAGAALVLGADVVGRLAKPPVIIPVGITLSFVGAAFILALLFRLRRYGEY; encoded by the coding sequence ATGCGGGTCTTAGCGTCGTATCTCCTGTTGGTTGGGGTGTTGGCGGCGCTTTTCCTCTACTCGCTTTCTGTTGGAGCGTACAGCTACGGCCCTCTGGATGTGCTTAAGGCGGCGTTGTGGGGGTCTGGGCCTGAGGCGCTTGTGGCGAAGATGCGTCTGGCGAGGGCTGTGGCGTCTGTGGCGGTGGGGGCCGCCCTCGCTGTGGCGGGGGCCGCTCTACAGGCGGTTTTGAGGAACCCCCTCGCCTCGCCCTTCACCCTCGGGATCCCCCAGGCGGCGGCCTTGGGCGTGGCTGTGGCGGTGATGGTGGCGGGGGCGGGGACAGTGACGCGCGGTCTGCTGGACATATCCAACCCCTACCTCGTCGTGGGGTTGGCCTTCCTCTCGGCTCTCTTGAACGGCCTCCTCGTGCTCTTCCTCGCCTCGTTGACCGGCTTCAGCGTGGCCTCTGTGGTTCTGGCGATGGTGGTGGTCTCCTCTGTGTATCAGGCGGCGCTGGCCCTCCTCCAGTACCTCTACCTCAACGATATACAGACGGCGGCTGTGGTCTTCTGGACTTTTGGAGACGTGGGGAGGCCCGGCTACTGGGAGAGCTTTATGCTTCTCGCCGTGGCGGCCGCCTCAGCTCTCTACTTCCTCGCCAACTCGGCGGGGTACAACCTGGTGGCCGTGGGGGAGGAGGTGGCGAAGACCTCGGGGGTGGACCCCGCCAGGCTGAGGTTGACCACCCTCGTGGCCGTGACGCTGGTGGTGGCGGTGTTGGTGTCCTTCACGGGGGTCATCGGCTTCGTGGGCCTGGCGGCTCCGCACATAGCGAGGCTCTTAGTGGGGGGGAGCCACACGAGGCTTATCCCCGCCTCCGCGGCGGCCGGCGCCGCCCTTGTGCTGGGGGCAGACGTCGTGGGGAGGCTGGCGAAGCCTCCCGTGATAATTCCGGTGGGGATCACCTTGAGCTTCGTGGGGGCTGCCTTCATACTGGCTCTGCTCTTTAGGCTGAGGAGGTATGGTGAGTATTAG
- a CDS encoding ABC transporter ATP-binding protein translates to MVSIRIEGVEFSYPSRQALRGVTVEIPPRSFTAVLGPNGAGKSTLMKIMASVLKPRRGAVYFDGRIPRREELYRTVGYVPQRAAPGGRLRVIDLVVSSRKPYFRFFPTAGDYRAAEEALKRVGVSHLRDRFLEELSGGEFQLVLLARALAVEPRVLLLDEPFNNLDLRHQLEVASLLRKLSSDVTVVAVLHDLNMALRYADYAIFMSRGEVYAAGPTKAVFREDVIYDVYGVKTKILWEIPAVIPQQPPG, encoded by the coding sequence ATGGTGAGTATTAGGATAGAGGGGGTTGAGTTCAGCTATCCCTCGCGGCAGGCGCTTAGGGGGGTCACCGTGGAAATCCCGCCGAGGTCTTTTACGGCGGTGCTTGGGCCAAACGGGGCTGGGAAAAGCACCCTCATGAAGATCATGGCGTCTGTCCTAAAGCCCAGGAGGGGGGCGGTGTACTTCGACGGGAGGATTCCGCGGAGGGAGGAGCTGTATAGGACGGTGGGCTACGTCCCGCAGAGGGCCGCCCCAGGAGGCCGGCTGAGGGTTATCGACCTGGTGGTGAGCTCTAGGAAGCCCTACTTCCGCTTCTTCCCCACCGCCGGGGACTACAGAGCCGCCGAGGAGGCCCTCAAGCGCGTTGGGGTTAGCCACCTAAGGGATAGGTTTCTGGAGGAGCTGAGCGGCGGCGAGTTCCAGCTGGTCCTCCTGGCTAGGGCACTCGCGGTGGAGCCGAGGGTCCTCCTGCTGGATGAGCCCTTCAACAACCTAGATCTGAGACATCAGCTGGAGGTGGCCTCGCTGTTGAGGAAGCTCTCCAGCGACGTCACCGTGGTGGCTGTTCTACACGATTTAAACATGGCACTGAGGTACGCCGACTACGCCATATTTATGTCCCGCGGGGAGGTATACGCCGCGGGGCCTACCAAAGCCGTCTTTAGAGAAGACGTCATATACGACGTCTACGGCGTCAAGACGAAAATACTTTGGGAAATCCCCGCCGTCATCCCCCAGCAACCGCCGGGATAA
- a CDS encoding energy-coupling factor ABC transporter permease, whose protein sequence is MHIPDGYLDPISAGVTWAIMLIYGFFAYRKAALGKNLEVVVGLAAAIFIAQMFNWPIPGGTSLHLVGGALAAIMLGPFEAFFVLLLVLLAQTLVFHDGGITTLGANVINMGVVAPLVGWAAWRLLSRYNKPLAAAVAGWASITVAGMAAGFEIGVSPYFPYAWTISVPVMTTWHALLGIVEGVITAAVVEYLLRRAPQYVRV, encoded by the coding sequence ATGCATATACCGGATGGGTATCTAGACCCCATCTCGGCCGGCGTGACCTGGGCGATAATGTTAATCTACGGCTTTTTTGCGTATAGGAAGGCGGCGCTTGGGAAAAACCTGGAGGTTGTGGTTGGGCTAGCCGCCGCGATTTTTATAGCGCAGATGTTTAACTGGCCTATCCCCGGCGGGACCTCTCTCCATCTCGTCGGCGGGGCGCTCGCCGCTATTATGTTGGGGCCCTTCGAGGCGTTTTTCGTGTTGCTCCTCGTCCTCCTCGCGCAGACGTTGGTTTTCCACGACGGGGGGATCACAACGCTTGGGGCCAACGTGATAAACATGGGCGTGGTCGCGCCGCTTGTGGGCTGGGCGGCGTGGAGGCTACTCTCCAGATACAACAAGCCGCTTGCGGCGGCTGTGGCTGGGTGGGCTAGCATCACCGTGGCGGGGATGGCGGCGGGGTTTGAGATCGGTGTGAGCCCCTACTTCCCCTACGCCTGGACAATCAGCGTGCCTGTGATGACCACGTGGCACGCGCTGTTGGGCATAGTAGAGGGGGTTATAACGGCGGCCGTGGTGGAGTACCTGCTCAGGAGGGCTCCCCAGTACGTGAGGGTATGA
- a CDS encoding PDGLE domain-containing protein has product MKKLYIFLALMALVSPVFGVWLANLIGYHEPLDVAADMINEVANETLHKVILQDVSDQMNWTPLKDYTVPGLPDWLGYIISAYIGLAIFIALWLVARRVKKTR; this is encoded by the coding sequence ATGAAGAAGCTGTACATATTCCTGGCGTTGATGGCGCTTGTGTCGCCGGTGTTCGGCGTGTGGCTAGCCAACTTGATTGGCTACCACGAGCCGCTTGACGTGGCCGCGGACATGATAAACGAAGTGGCTAACGAGACGTTGCACAAGGTAATACTGCAGGACGTCAGCGACCAGATGAACTGGACCCCACTGAAGGACTACACGGTGCCGGGGCTTCCCGACTGGCTTGGCTACATCATATCGGCGTATATAGGCCTCGCAATATTTATAGCCCTCTGGCTGGTAGCTAGACGTGTTAAGAAAACTCGTTGA